A genomic stretch from Bordetella sp. N includes:
- a CDS encoding acetylornithine transaminase produces MDFNQYNVNTLMEITSRPDLVFVRGQGSWLEDNTGKRYLDFIQGWAVNCLGHSAPEMVRAINEQAGKLLNPSPAYFNEPSLQLAQRLTQSSVFDRVFFANSGAEANEGAIKLARKWGRVNRNGAYKIITMDHSFHGRTIATMSASGKPGWDKMFAPQVDGFPKADLNDLDSVRKLIDAQTVAVMLEPIQGEGGVIPATKEFMQGLRKLADEHGILLIVDEVQTGMGRTGTMYAYQQAGITPDIMTLGKGIGGGVPLAALLARQDVSVFSHGEQGGTYNGNPLMTAVGVAVFDALAAPGFMESVQARGRQLSEGLLALSAKWGMQGERGAGLLRALIMDRDDGPAIVDAARKLNPEGLLLNAPRGNLLRFMPALNVTEQEIDSMLKTLDSLITAIRK; encoded by the coding sequence ATGGACTTCAACCAGTACAACGTCAACACCCTCATGGAAATCACTTCCCGCCCGGACCTGGTGTTCGTGCGCGGTCAAGGTTCCTGGTTGGAGGACAATACTGGTAAGCGATACCTGGATTTCATTCAGGGCTGGGCCGTGAACTGCCTGGGCCACAGCGCCCCGGAAATGGTGCGCGCCATCAATGAACAGGCCGGCAAGCTGCTCAATCCGTCGCCCGCCTACTTCAACGAACCCTCGCTGCAACTGGCCCAGCGCCTTACGCAGTCGTCCGTGTTCGACCGCGTGTTCTTCGCCAACAGCGGTGCCGAGGCCAACGAAGGCGCCATCAAGCTGGCGCGCAAATGGGGCCGGGTCAATCGCAACGGTGCCTACAAGATCATCACCATGGACCACAGCTTCCATGGCCGCACCATCGCCACGATGTCGGCGTCCGGCAAGCCGGGCTGGGACAAGATGTTCGCGCCCCAGGTCGACGGTTTCCCCAAGGCTGACCTGAACGACCTGGATTCGGTGCGCAAGCTGATCGACGCGCAGACCGTCGCCGTCATGCTGGAACCCATCCAGGGCGAAGGCGGTGTCATCCCCGCCACCAAGGAATTCATGCAAGGCCTGCGCAAGCTGGCTGACGAGCACGGCATCCTGCTAATCGTTGACGAAGTGCAGACCGGCATGGGCCGTACCGGCACCATGTACGCCTACCAGCAAGCCGGCATCACGCCGGACATCATGACCCTGGGCAAGGGCATCGGCGGCGGCGTGCCGCTGGCCGCGCTGCTGGCGCGCCAGGACGTCAGCGTGTTCTCGCACGGCGAGCAGGGCGGCACGTACAACGGCAACCCGTTGATGACGGCGGTGGGTGTGGCGGTGTTCGACGCGCTGGCCGCGCCGGGCTTCATGGAGTCCGTGCAAGCGCGCGGCCGCCAATTGTCGGAAGGCCTGCTGGCCCTGTCCGCCAAGTGGGGCATGCAAGGTGAACGCGGCGCCGGCCTGTTGCGCGCCTTGATCATGGACCGCGACGACGGTCCCGCCATCGTCGACGCGGCCCGCAAGCTGAATCCCGAAGGCCTGCTGCTGAACGCCCCGCGCGGCAACCTGCTGCGCTTCATGCCCGCGCTGAACGTGACCGAGCAGGAAATCGACAGCATGCTGAAGACGCTGGACAGCCTGATCACCGCCATCCGCAAGTAA